One Urocitellus parryii isolate mUroPar1 chromosome 9, mUroPar1.hap1, whole genome shotgun sequence DNA segment encodes these proteins:
- the Myog gene encoding myogenin — MAPSSWREGLQELGGQRQEQVFSDPMELYETSPYFYQEPRFYDGDNYLPVHLQGFEPPGYERTELSLSPEARGPLEDKGLGTPEHCPGQCLPWACKVCKRKSVSVDRRRAATLREKRRLKKVNEAFEALKRSTLLNPNQRLPKVEILRSAIQYIERLQALLSSLNQEERDLRYRGGGGPQPPVPSECSSHSASCSPEWGSALEFGPNTGDHLLAADPTDAHNLHSLTSIVDSITVEDVSVAFPDETIPN, encoded by the exons ATGGCACCCAGCAGTTGGCGTGAGGGGCTGCAGGAGCTTGGGGGCCAGAGGCAGGAACAAGTCTTTTCCGACCCCATGGAGCTCTATGAGACATCCCCCTATTTCTACCAGGAGCCCCGCTTCTATGACGGGGACAACTACCTGCCTGTCCACCTCCAGGGCTTCGAGCCACCGGGCTACGAGCGGACTGAGCTCAGCCTGAGCCCCGAGGCCCGAGGGCCCCTGGAAGACAAGGGGCTGGGGACCCCCGAGCACTGTCCAGGCCAGTGCCTGCCCTGGGCATGTAAGGTGTGTAAGAGGAAGTCGGTGTCGGTGGATCGGCGGCGGGCAGCCACGCTGAGGGAGAAGCGCAGGCTCAAGAAGGTGAACGAGGCCTTCGAGGCCCTGAAGAGGAGCACCCTGCTCAACCCCAACCAGCGGCTGCCCAAGGTGGAGATCCTGCGCAGCGCCATCCAGTACATCGAGCGCCTGCAGGCTCTGCTCAGCTCGCTCAACCAGGAGGAGCGCGACCTCCGCTACAGAGGCGGGGGCGGGCCGCAGCCCCCG GTGCCCAGTGAATGCAGCTCTCACAGCGCCTCCTGCAGTCCAGAATGGGGCAGTGCACTGGAGTTCGGCCCCAATACAGGTG ATCATCTCCTTGCAGCTGACCCTACAGATGCTCACAACCTGCACTCCCTCACCTCCATCGTGGACAGCATCACAGTGGAGGATGTGTCTGTGGCCTTCCCAGATGAAACCATACCCAACTGA